One window from the genome of Musa acuminata AAA Group cultivar baxijiao chromosome BXJ1-4, Cavendish_Baxijiao_AAA, whole genome shotgun sequence encodes:
- the LOC103982846 gene encoding sphinganine C4-monooxygenase 1-like isoform X2 yields the protein MERFLPSDEILATVVPVVVYWAYSGVYVMLGSVDRYRLHSRKDEDVKNLVSKRDVVKGVLLQQLVQISGDVHGAGGANGGSSSWLVLARQFVVGMFVLDTWQYFWHRFMHRNRFLYRHIHSWHHRLVVPYSFGSQYNHPVEGLLLDTCGGALAFVVSGMSPRTSIFFFSFSAIKGIDDHCGLWLPGNILHLCFWNNTAYHDVHHQFYGNRYNFSQPFFITWDKICGTHMPYKLEKRPGGGLQARPAMPYTRSKSSVR from the exons ATGGAGCGCTTCCTTCCTTCCGACGAGATCTTGGCCACTGTAGTGCCCGTCGTGGTTTACTGGGCGTATTCCGGGGTGTATGTGATGCTCGGCTCCGTCGACAGGTACCGCTTGCACTCGAGAAAGGATGAGGACGTCAAGAACTTGGTCTCCAAGCGCGACGTCGTCAAAGGGGTTCTTCTGCAGCAGCTCGTGCAG ATCAGCGGAGATGTTCACGGTGCAGGCGGCGCGAACGGTGGCTCCAGTTCATGGCTTGTGCTCGCGAGGCAGTTCGTCGTCGGCATGTTCGTCCTCGACACATGGCAGTACTTCTGGCATCGGTTCATGCACCGCAATAGGTTCCTGTACCGCCACATCCATTCATGGCACCACCGCCTCGTCGTGCCCTACTCCTTCGGAAGCCAGTACAACCACCCAGTGGAGGGCTTGCTCCTGGACACCTGCGGCGGCGCGCTGGCGTTCGTCGTCTCCGGCATGTCGCCGAGAacctccatcttcttcttctccttcagcGCCATCAAGGGCATAGACGACCACTGCGGGCTGTGGCTCCCCGGGAACATCCTGCACCTGTGCTTTTGGAACAACACGGCGTACCACGACGTCCACCATCAGTTCTACGGCAACAGGTACAACTTCTCGCAACCGTTCTTCATCACATGGGACAAGATCTGCGGAACTCACATGCCTTACAAGCTGGAGAAGAGGCCCGGCGGTGGTCTCCAAGCCCGGCCGGCGATGCCTTACACGAGATCGAAGAGTTCAGTGCGATAA
- the LOC135672609 gene encoding transcription factor ILI3-like, with amino-acid sequence MSSRRSRITGKEINELASKLRSLLPESRRRNMSRVSASKLLKETCSYIKSLHREVDDLSSRLSDLMSTMETDSPQAEIIRSILGS; translated from the exons ATGTCGAGCCGCAGATCGAGGATCACCGGCAAGGAGATCAATGAGCTCGCCTCTAAGCTGCGGTCTCTGCTCCCGGAGTCTCGCCGCAGGAACATGAGCCGG GTGTCGGCGTCCAAGTTGCTGAAGGAGACATGCAGCTACATCAAGAGCTTGCACCGCGAGGTGGACGACCTCAGTAGCCGCCTCTCCGACCTGATGTCGACGATGGAGACCGACAGCCCTCAGGCCGAGATCATTAGGAGCATCCTCGGCTCCTAA
- the LOC103982846 gene encoding sphinganine C4-monooxygenase 1-like isoform X1, with product MERFLPSDEILATVVPVVVYWAYSGVYVMLGSVDRYRLHSRKDEDVKNLVSKRDVVKGVLLQQLVQVAVAVLTFKISGDVHGAGGANGGSSSWLVLARQFVVGMFVLDTWQYFWHRFMHRNRFLYRHIHSWHHRLVVPYSFGSQYNHPVEGLLLDTCGGALAFVVSGMSPRTSIFFFSFSAIKGIDDHCGLWLPGNILHLCFWNNTAYHDVHHQFYGNRYNFSQPFFITWDKICGTHMPYKLEKRPGGGLQARPAMPYTRSKSSVR from the exons ATGGAGCGCTTCCTTCCTTCCGACGAGATCTTGGCCACTGTAGTGCCCGTCGTGGTTTACTGGGCGTATTCCGGGGTGTATGTGATGCTCGGCTCCGTCGACAGGTACCGCTTGCACTCGAGAAAGGATGAGGACGTCAAGAACTTGGTCTCCAAGCGCGACGTCGTCAAAGGGGTTCTTCTGCAGCAGCTCGTGCAGGTTGCTGTCGCAGTCCTCACCTTTAAG ATCAGCGGAGATGTTCACGGTGCAGGCGGCGCGAACGGTGGCTCCAGTTCATGGCTTGTGCTCGCGAGGCAGTTCGTCGTCGGCATGTTCGTCCTCGACACATGGCAGTACTTCTGGCATCGGTTCATGCACCGCAATAGGTTCCTGTACCGCCACATCCATTCATGGCACCACCGCCTCGTCGTGCCCTACTCCTTCGGAAGCCAGTACAACCACCCAGTGGAGGGCTTGCTCCTGGACACCTGCGGCGGCGCGCTGGCGTTCGTCGTCTCCGGCATGTCGCCGAGAacctccatcttcttcttctccttcagcGCCATCAAGGGCATAGACGACCACTGCGGGCTGTGGCTCCCCGGGAACATCCTGCACCTGTGCTTTTGGAACAACACGGCGTACCACGACGTCCACCATCAGTTCTACGGCAACAGGTACAACTTCTCGCAACCGTTCTTCATCACATGGGACAAGATCTGCGGAACTCACATGCCTTACAAGCTGGAGAAGAGGCCCGGCGGTGGTCTCCAAGCCCGGCCGGCGATGCCTTACACGAGATCGAAGAGTTCAGTGCGATAA
- the LOC135666338 gene encoding ribosome biogenesis protein BRX1 homolog 1-like, protein MGKKRKHAEASEAPKEEVAQERPKRTLLGWKDGVPEKQNSSPVFRNREKVLVTCSRRITYRYRHLMLNVVSLLPHCKKDSKVESKESKGATLNELIELRNCSSCLFFECRKQKDLYLWMVKCPSGPSVKFLVNAVHTMEELKLTGNHLKGSRPLLTFTSNFDKEPRWKLIKEMIVQIFGTPKDQRKVKPFHDHVFVFSIVDGHIWFRNYQISVPHNETDKVDRGGLDKLTLVEVGPRFCLNPIKIFGSSFGGPTFYENPFYISPNQIRALEKKKKAGKYSKKVKAKKRRKMHELSNPLEPDEFADLWKD, encoded by the exons ATGGGGAAGAAGCGTAAGCACGCTGAGGCATCTGAAGCTCCCAAGGAGGAAGTAGCCCAAGAGAGACCCAAGCGCACCCTTTTAGGATGGAAGGATGGTGTTCCTGAGAAGCAGAATAGTTCTCCAGTCTTTAGGAACAGAGAGAAGGTCCTTGTCACATGCTCACGCCGCATAACGTATAG GTATCGGCATTTGATGTTGAACGTGGTGTCCCTCTTGCCTCACTGCAAGAAAGACAGCAAGGTGGAGTCCAAAGAGAGCAAGGGGGCTACTCTCAATGAGTTGATTGAGCTTAGGAACTGTTCCAGCTGCTTGTTTTTTGAG TGCAGAAAGCAGAAAGATCTTTATCTTTGGATGGTGAAGTGTCCAAGTGGACCTTCAGTGAAGTTCTTGGTTAATGCTG TTCATACAATGGAGGAGCTGAAGCTTACCGGAAATCATTTGAAAGGATCACGCCCACTTTTGACATTTACCTCGAATTTTGACAAAGAACCTCGCTGGAAGCTTATCAAGGAAATGATAGTCCAG ATATTTGGTACTCCAAAGGACCAGAGAAAAGTAAAACCTTTCCATGACCATGTCTTTGTCTTTTCAATTGTGGATGGCCACATTTGGTTTCGCAATTACCAG ATTTCTGTACCCCATAATGAGACAGATAAGGTTGATCGTGGAGGTCTGGACAAATTGACACTTGTGGAG GTTGGCCCAAGATTTTGTTTGAACCCAATCAAGATATTTGGCAGCAGTTTTGGTGGTCCAACATTTTATGAAAACCCATTCTACATTTCACCGAATCAG ATCCGTGcactagagaagaagaagaaagctggaAAGTATTCGAAGAAGGTGAAGGccaagaagaggagaaagatgcATGAGCTCTCCAACCCATTAGAGCCTGATGAGTTCGCAGATCTATGGAAGGATTGA
- the LOC135666361 gene encoding chlorophyll a-b binding protein 4, chloroplastic-like: MATVSTQASVAALRRPCSLRTGFLTGSSGKLSRELAAKSLPSSAFRSVKVEAKKGEWLPGLASPAYLDGSLAGDNGFDPLGLAEDPENLKWFVQAELVNGRWAMLGVAGMLLPEVLTKIGIINAPEWYDAGKAEYFASSSTLFVIEFILFHYVEIRRWQDIKYPGSVNQDPIFKSYSLPPNEVGYPGGIFNPLNFAPTLEAKEKELANGRLAMLAFLAFIIQHNLTGKGPFENLLQHLSDPWHNTIIQTIGG, from the exons ATGGCCACAGTCTCAACTCAGGCTTCGGTTGCCGCCTTGCGCCGGCCCTGCAGCTTGAGAACAGGATTCCTGACAGGGTCTTCCGGCAAACTGAGCAGAGAACTTGCGGCCAAATCCTTGCCGTCCTCCGCCTTCAGGTCCGTCAAAGTGGAAGCCAAGAAGGGTGAATGGCtgccgggcctcgcctcgccggcTTATCTCGACGGCAG CTTGGCAGGTGACAATGGATTCGACCCCTTGGGGCTTGCCGAGGACCCCGAGAACCTCAAGTGGTTCGTGCAGGCGGAGCTCGTCAACGGGCGCTGGGCGATGCTCGGCGTGGCCGGGATGTTACTGCCGGAGGTCTTGACCAAGATCGGCATCATCAACGCGCCGGAGTGGTACGACGCCGGCAAGGCCGAGTACTTCGCGTCCTCCTCCACTCTCTTCGTCATCGAGTTCATTTTGTTCCACTACGTGGAGATCAGAAGGTGGCAGGACATCAAGTACCCAGGAAGCGTCAACCAGGACCCCATATTCAAGAGCTACAGCTTGCCGCCAAACGAGGTTGGCTATCCCGGAGGCATCTTCAACCCCCTCAACTTCGCTCCCACGCTTGAGGCCAAGGAGAAGGAGCTCGCAAATG GGAGACTGGCGATGTTGGCCTTCCTGGCGTTTATCATTCAGCACAACTTGACCGGCAAAGGCCCGTTTGAGAACCTCCTGCAGCATCTTTCAGACCCGTGGCACAACACCATCATTCAAACAATCGGGGGTTAG
- the LOC135672195 gene encoding probable pectinesterase/pectinesterase inhibitor 46 — MVMFKSSHPTSYYSHKSSSFMAWFRSYGRADDSIDAAALQARRATARRMAVIGVSALILIAVFVAATVSAASRRSDDRGPDDTGNTFSSSIKAACGATLYQEQCVRSLGPLANGSTLDPVKIFQLAVQITIDELSKVSAALDSVAHNESLDSYTAAALTECKDLMGFAIDHLNDTLSVTNFTAKDTVDDLKTWLSAAITDQYTCIEDMEGALPAVKTVVVESLANSTKFASNALAIFTEFTNFFRRFKLRRLMSFLNDDRDAFPAWLSSKDRKLLWSTDVRKDADIVVAKDCSGRYKTIKAALAAVPKKSRKRTVIYVKKGVYKENVKVDKTLWNVMMVGDGKAATIITGSRNVVDGTPTFQTATLAVFGKGFIARDMGIRNTAGAVKHQAVAMMSKSDQSVFYLCSFDAFQDTLYSHSLRQFFQECDITGTVDFIFGNAAVVYQRCNILPRAPMAGQPDTITAQGRVDPNQNTGISIHSCSIKPNGNVAGVRIYLGRPWKPYAVTVYMKSAMAGIIDPKGWLPWSGNSAPDTIFYSEYRNTGPGSSTKNRVKWKGVKTMTAAQANEFTVTPFVGGNLWLPKTGVPFTPGM; from the exons atggtgATGTTTAAGTCCTCACATCCCACCTCCTACTACTCCCACAAATCGAGCTCCTTCATGGCTTGGTTCAGAAGCTATGGCCGGGCTGATGACAGCATCGATGCGGCCGCCCTCCAAGCCCGCCGGGCCACCGCGCGCCGCATGGCCGTCATCGGCGTTTCGGCCCTCATCCTGATCGCCGTTTTTGTGGCAGCCACGGTCTCCGCGGCCAGTCGTAGGTCCGACGATCGCGGCCCTGACGACACTGGTAACACGTTCTCTTCGTCCATCAAGGCCGCCTGCGGCGCCACATTGTACCAGGAGCAGTGCGTCCGCTCCCTTGGCCCGTTGGCCAACGGCAGCACGCTCGACCCGGTGAAGATCTTCCAGCTGGCCGTGCAAATCACCATCGACGAGCTTTCGAAGGTTTCCGCCGCTCTCGACTCTGTCGCGCATAACGAGTCCCTCGACAGTTACACTGCTGCCGCTCTTACCGAATGCAAGGACCTCATGGGGTTCGCCATCGACCACCTCAACGACACCTTGTCTGTCACCAACTTCACGGCCAAAGACACCGTCGATGACCTCAAGACATGGCTGAGCGCCGCCATTACAGATCAGTACACGTGCATCGAAGACATGGAGGGCGCCTTACCGGCTGTCAAGACTGTTGTAGTTGAAAGCCTGGCGAACTCCACCAAGTTCGCAAGCAATGCGCTTGCGATCTTCACCGAGTTCACCAATTTCTTCAGACGCTTCAAGCTACGAAGACTGATGAGCTTTTTGAACGACGATCGGGATGCGTTTCCTGCGTGGCTGTCGTCGAAAGACCGTAAGCTGCTCTGGAGCACTGACGTGCGGAAGGACGCGGACATCGTCGTCGCGAAAGACTGCTCGGGCAGATACAAGACCATCAAGGCTGCGCTGGCGGCGGTGCCAAAGAAGAGCAGAAAGAGGACCGTGATTTACGTGAAGAAGGGGGTGTACAAGGAGAATGTCAAGGTCGACAAGACCTTGTGGAACGTCATGATGGTCGGCGATGGCAAGGCGGCGACCATCATCACCGGAAGCCGCAACGTCGTCGACGGAACGCCTACGTTCCAGACGGCAACCTTGG CCGTGTTCGGGAAGGGATTCATAGCTCGAGACATGGGAATCCGGAACACGGCCGGGGCGGTGAAGCACCAGGCGGTGGCCATGATGTCGAAGTCGGACCAGTCTGTGTTCTACCTCTGCTCCTTCGACGCGTTCCAGGACACGCTGTACTCGCACTCTCTCCGGCAGTTCTTCCAGGAGTGCGACATCACCGGCACCGTCGACTTCATCTTCGGCAACGCCGCCGTCGTCTACCAGAGGTGCAACATCCTCCCGAGGGCCCCCATGGCGGGGCAGCCGGACACCATCACCGCCCAGGGCAGGGTCGACCCGAACCAGAACACCGGCATCTCCATCCACAGCTGCAGCATCAAGCCCAACGGGAACGTCGCGGGAGTGAGAATATACCTCGGCCGGCCATGGAAGCCGTACGCGGTGACGGTGTACATGAAGTCGGCGATGGCGGGGATCATCGATCCCAAGGGGTGGCTGCCGTGGAGCGGGAACTCGGCGCCGGACACCATCTTCTACTCCGAGTACCGAAACACCGGGCCGGGATCGTCCACCAAGAACAGAGTCAAGTGGAAGGGGGTGAAAACTATGACGGCAGCGCAAGCTAACGAGTTCACAGTAACTCCGTTCGTTGGTGGCAATTTGTGGCTACCAAAAACCGGAGTTCCCTTCACCCCTGGCATGTGA
- the LOC135666371 gene encoding probable apyrase 6: MDAPKFPTRPPAARFFSFPAKNPSSAQKPHSRSLWLSIASSVVFVVLVYLAAASRSPPPPLRFGIIIDAGSSGTRIHVFGSKGESGAIPSLVPGSTAVMRVTPGLSAFSGDPERAGALLEELLEFAKGKVAKDRWRHTEVRLMATAGLRMVDMGPRERILESCRRVLRLSGFRFKNEWATVIPGSDEGTYAWVAANYALGSLGGDPEKTTGIMELGGASAQVTFVSSETLPSEFSRMLTFGKTTYNLYSNSFLHFGQNAAHESLRKLLNSRDIKTSDVSRQEGTLVDPCSPKGYSHGGNFSECRSTALSLLQKEKDNCLYQLCHLGSTFIPKMQGNFIATENFFYTSKFFGLSPTSSLSEMMHAGEEYCEQDWSKTKKKYHSADEEDLSQYCFSAAYIVALLHDSFGIPLDDKRIEYTNQVGDVEINWALGAYIVQSMTKSSENAGWVTAMIHGDLVLLLLVASALLVLTAWLVSKWRRPRMKTIYDLEKGHYIITRAS; this comes from the exons ATGGACGCACCAAAGTTCCCGACCCGCCCTCCCGCCGCCCGTTTCTTCTCATTCCCGGCCAAGAACCCGTCCTCTGCCCAAAAGCCCCACAGCCGGAGCCTATGGCTCTCGATCGCCTCGTCGGTGGTCTTCGTCGTGCTCGTGTACCTCGCCGCTGCCTCCCGGAGCCCGCCTCCTCCTCTTCGATTTGGGATCATCATAGACGCCGGGAGTTCTGGCACTCGGATCCACGTCTTCGGATCGAAGGGGGAGTCGGGTGCCATTCCGTCACTCGTTCCCGGGTCGACGGCGGTGATGAGGGTGACCCCGGGGCTGTCGGCGTTCTCGGGGGATCCGGAGCGAGCCGGGGCGTTGTTGGAGGAGCTGTTGGAGTTCGCCAAGGGGAAAGTGGCGAAGGACCGGTGGAGGCATACGGAAGTCAGGCTAATGGCGACCGCGGGCTTGAGAATGGTCGACATGGGGCCGAGGGAGAGGATTCTGGAGTCTTGCAGGCGGGTCTTGCGGCTATCGGGTTTCCGATTCAAAAATGAATGGGCAACTGTGATACCAG GGTCTGATGAAGGAACATATGCTTGGGTTGCTGCAAATTATGCACTTGGTAGTTTAGGTGGTGATCCTGAAAAGACAACTGGCATAATGGAACTCGGCGGAGCTTCTGCACAG GTGACATTTGTTTCAAGTGAAACATTGCCTTCTGAGTTCTCCCGCATGCTGACTTTTGGGAAAACCACATATAATCTCTACAGTAACAGCTTTCTCCATTTTGGACAG AATGCTGCTCATGAGTCACTACGAAAATTGCTTAACTCAAGGGACATAAAAACAT CTGACGTGTCTAGACAGGAGGGAACTCTTGTCGATCCCTGCTCCCCTAAAGGATATTCTCATG GGGGCAACTTTTCAGAATGTAGGTCCACTGCATTAAGTCTGCTGCAAAAGGAAAAAG ATAATTGCCTCTATCAGCTGTGCCACTTGGGATCAACTTTCATACCTAAGATGCAAGGGAACTTCATAGCAACTGAAAATTTCTTTTACACTTCAAAG TTTTTTGGTCTGAGTCCAACGTCATCACTATCCGAAATGATGCATGCTGGGGAGGAATATTGTGAACAAGACTGGTCAAAGACTAAAAAGAAGTATCATTCTGCAGATGAGGAAGACCTGTCTCAGTATTGTTTCTCTGCAGCATATATAGTGGCGCTACTACATGACAGTTTTGGTATTCCTCTGGATGATAAGAG GATTGAGTACACAAATCAGGTGGGAGACGTGGAAATCAATTGGGCTTTGGGAGCTTATATTGTGCAGAGTATGACAAAGAGTTCAGAAAATGCGGGCTGGGTGACAGCCATGATCCATGGCGACTTAGTGTTGCTGCTTCTTGTGGCTTCTGCTTTGCTGGTTTTGACTGCTTGGTTGGTGTCCAAATGGAGGCGTCCCCGAATGAAGACTATATACGACTTGGAGAAAGGTCATTACATAATTACCCGTGCCAGTTAA